The Pongo pygmaeus isolate AG05252 chromosome 7, NHGRI_mPonPyg2-v2.0_pri, whole genome shotgun sequence DNA segment GGTACTGACCCTTGATGGTCACCTCACCCTATGAGGGGGCTGAGGCCTGGGGAACCCAAAGGGCTAGTCCAGGACCCAGAGCCGGGGGAAGGAGGAACCGGGTCTTAAACCCAGGCAGCTCACTCCAGAACCAATTCAACCTCTGTTACAGGTGGCCGGCCAGAAaatgccccaccccacccattGACAgtcggggaaactgaggcctcagTAGGTGAAGGGCCTGGCCCAAGCACCAAGGCACACAGAGACGCTCAGGCTTGACCCTGGCTCCGGACTCCCGTCCAGCCCCTGCCGCTGCCCCACCCCTCTGCTGCCCTTGGGAGAGGGGCAGCTCAGAGCCTCGACTCTGCACTCTGCATCACCCCCCACCAAGGGCTTGGGTGGGGTCTTGGGAGGAGGGGGTGGCCTCAGGGAGCGACCTGGGCTTTCCAAGCCTCTCCCAGAGCAGCCGTCTCTCACACAAGGCCAGAAGGCAGGTGGGAGCTGATGGCtttcccagcaggaggccgagggggCGGGCCCCCAACAGCTCCAGAAAGCTCTCCACCGGACACCAGCAGGAAAAGCACTGCAGATGGAACAGCAGGGGCAAAGACCCGAGGTGATAGTGAGGGGCAGCCGGGAGGCCTTGGGCTTAGCAAGTGCACTGCTGAGAGTGGGTGAGGAGGAGGTGAGCACGCAGCCTTAGCTTGAGGGCATTgactgtgtttttatttaaatgctcTTAAAGGGGCCTGGGTGTGATGCTGACTCTGGGATGAAGATGCTTGGCCAGTGATCAGCAAATAGAGGGTCTGTGACCCCAAGGTCCTGTGACTATGGAACCCAGACATGGGGTTGGGGGATGTCAGGCATGGCCCATTCCAGGGCGAGGCTCTCTGCCCTGCACTGCAGTGCTGAGGCACTGAGCAGCAAGCCAGGCCAGGGCCAGCAGCTCCTGCGGCCAGCACCACCTTCCAACCGCCGCAGCACGGGTGCACAGGACGCTCCAAGGCCAACCACAATgacttctccttcccctcccgCCCCAGAGGTCCTGGAGGGAAACAAAAGTCCCTGGCCTGGCGCCTGGAGCTGGGGACCAGTGTGAGGCCCATTGTTTAAGGCTGGAGCTGGTGGGGGCCACTAGGAAGCCCATGGCAATGCCCTTCATCCCACTTATTGCAGCTCCAGAGCCCTGCGGGAGGACTCAGAGTCAGTGATACAGCAGCGTCCGGCGAGATGAAGGCGCTCGGGGCTGTCCTGCTTGCCCTTTTGCTGTGCGGGCGGCCAGGTGCGGGGCAAAGGGTAACCCTGCGGTGAGGGGGCAGCAACTGCAGTCCTGGAGCACAGGGACCTCCAGGGACCCCCAGCAGGGGCTTAGGAAGAAGGAGGGGATGAGGCTGGAGTCCCCAGCCCAGAGCGGCGTGGATGGAAGCTGGCCTGGGCCGCCGAAAGTCCCCAAACATCTGTGCCCCTGTTTATGTGGGGTGCGGAGAGGGGCTACCATAAAGGGCCAGCCCACAGCAGCTGCTGTTGTTAACTACAATGCCAGGGCACACCCGGCTGCAGGACAGTGAGTAGGGTGTTCAGGGGCCGGAGGCCATACCAGGTAGGCCACCTGGGGCCTGAGGGTGGCTGGGGAAGGCCAAGGAGTTGGGGGCACGATGCTTGCCCAGAGCAGGTGTCCTCCATACCCGGGTAGCTGAGGCTTACAAGCATCCCTGCATGGCCAGGGAGAGGGCAGAcacagcaggaggaagaggaagaggacgaGGACCACAGGCCAGACGACTACGACGAGGAAGATGAGGatgaggtggaagaggaggagaccAACAGGCTCCCTGGTGGCAGGAGCAGAGGTATGGCCGCCCCAACCCCAGAGCCCTGCTGCCTGATCTGCCTAGAGCATTCTGGGCGGGGCTGTGTGATGGAAGCCAGCAGGCCACAGTCCTGCCGTGAGCTTGCCTCCAGCAGAGTGGGGGACACTCAGTACACCCCTCACTGCTGCTCACCATGACACTCAGTTGCCTTCCAGAGTAGGGAACAGGGGAAGAAGCCACCAGCTGGGAGGGTCAGTGGTGCCAGGATGTAGAGGTTAAATAGGAGTTCACCAGGCAGAGAAGGGCTCAGTGGGGGCCCAGGGTGGAGACAGCAAGCACAGAGGCCCCAGGGTAGGGTTCAGTTTTGTGGGGCAGAGAGAGCAGCAGGCTGGGCCGGTCCTGTACAGAGGAGGGCTGGATTGGCTGCTGCGGGCTGGGGAGCCAGTGAACCGCTTAGAGCAGAGCACAGTAGGGCTAAGAAGAGCCCACCATCACTACCCACCTGACACACCCCTACACGTGGGCCACCCTCTGCTCTCTCCCATCCCAAGAAAAGCAGAGCAAATCGCCGTATCCAACCCGCAGGCCGGCCCCTCCCTAGCCAGGGACCGCAGCGTgccccaccacacacagccccTCCCTAGCCAGGGCCCCCAGCGTgccccaccacacacagcccacCCCCCTCCCAGGACCCCCAAGCCTGCCCTCAGCACGAGCCCCGCTGCACACACCCACGAGGTGCCCCCTGTGAGGCCCTCctctgccaggccctgtgctcccGGAGGCAGGACTGAGTCAGACTCACCTCCAGGTTTCCGTGCCCACGGCAGGAGGTGAGCGATGATGAGAAGTTCACCCTGCCTGGCCCGCAATCCCTTGCCCCCTAAacacacaggctcacacacaCAGCACGGCTTACAGGGCCAAGTCAGGGGTCGCCCGCCTGTCTGAGCAGTGGGTGCTGGAGGCTCACCAGGCTAGGCTTTGGGAGCACAGCTGAGAACGGGAAGGTGGACAGGGATGTGAGAGGAGACCCTGGGGGGCCCGGCCTCGGCCTGAGCCAACCTTGTCCACAGTGCTGCTGCGGTGCTACACCTGCCAGTCCCTGCCCAGGGACGAGCGCTGCAACCTGACGCAGAACTGCTCACATGGCCAGACCTGCACAACCCTCATTGCCCACGGGAACACCGGTAAGTGGACGTGGGGCCGCAGCACATGCACCCCCGGGTGGCGGGAAAGCCAGGGGCCCTGAACAGAGCCCTGCAGAGCCACCTCGGAGACCCCGCCCATCCTCAGCACCTgttccccactcccctccccagagTCAGGCCTCCTGACCACCCACTCCACGTGGTGTGCAGACAGCTGCCAGCCCATCACCAAGACGGTCGAGGGGACCCAGGTGACCATGACCTGCTGCCAGTCCAGCCTGTGCAATGTCCCACCCTGGCAGAGCTCCCAAGTCCAGGACCCGACAGGCAAGGGGGCAGGCGGCCCCCGGGGCAGCTCCGAAACTGTGGGCACAGCCCTCCTGCTCAACCTCCTCGCCGGCCTTGGAGCAATGGGGGCCGGGAGACCCTGACCCacggcccctccccacccccacctgactCACCCCTGGCCCTGCCAGCACTCTGTCTGGTACCTTCCCCTCCTGCCCCTGCACCAGCTTTGGAGAATGAATTTGGAGTGTCTTGGGTGATCCAGCCAGCACAGGCCCCCCAGCCCAGTTGCTTCCTCAGTTCCCGGCTTTGTCCTTGTTTCCTCTCCCCACCACCTGTGAGCAGCAGGACTGCAGCACGTGGGCGCCGGGTCCAGACCTCGGCCGCCACACCCCAGGACCTGCAGCCCTCATGGGGGCTGGGGATCCCCATCAGCACAGCCAGGCAGAGATGACACCCACCACACACCTGGGGCCCCCGCACCCAATCCTCGCCTTTAACTTCTGCCATGAGAATTCCTCCATCTGCAGTGGTCACACGGGCCCGCCCTGCCCTTCGCCAGTTCGGCCTCTCGGCTATCTGGAGGGAAGGGGCTTTGGAGGGAGGCTGTCATCGCCCCTAGGAAAAACGGGCCTGGGGGAGGCGGGACAGTGGGGGAGGCGGGCTGAGGATGAGAGGGCACAGGGAGGCGGGTCGGGGTGAGGCCACACGCGGAGGGTCGGGGCGGGGCTGGGGGGACAGGCACCAAGTATGAAGAGGATGGGGCCAACGTGGCCTGTCTGGCTATGGCGTGAGCACCGCTATGGGAGACCCTGGCTTGGAAAGTGATCTTGCAGCCTTGGATGGGGAAGGGCTGGATGCTGGGTGGGTGCCTGTCACCTTGAGGTGACCAGCAAGGGTCAGTACCTGCTGGGCTTAGGACAGCGCCTGAGGCTGGGAATACCTGTCTCTGCTCTAGCAGAGGCTAAAGCAGGCTAGAGCAGTGGAGGGGTGGAGTTGATGAAAGGAGAGGAGTAGATGAGATGGAATTTTTCCAGCCTCATCCTGGCCTGCCCTCTAGAATCCAGCCCCCAAGCCCTCAGCCTGGTGGGTGTCATGGATGGGTCTGGGGGTGTCAGACAGGCTACCCTGTGCCAGGGAGGGGGCAAAATGGGCCTGCAGCTTCCTGCAGAGGAAGCAAGACTGGTTAGCAGAGCCAGAAAGGTGGGCGGCCCATTACGGGGGGGTCCCCAGGGTGTCTTCTGGCAGGGCTGTGACTATTCCAAGCTCTGCCTTCACCAGTAGCTGGTGCCAGGACAGAGCTCTGGGACAGCACACAGaggcccagcctgggccacagctcAGCCACTGACTTGGGTATCAGTTTCCCCTTCTGAGAAGTACAGAGTGACACTTAAAGAACCCCTAGATCCCCACCAGTTCAACACTCCATTAACCGGGAAGCCCAGAGTCCTGTCCTGCCTGCCAAGTTCATCCTGGTGGGCAGTGGGAGGCCTCCGCtaactattctcttcttttccttcattaATAAAACACACAATGCCTAGTTGGGGGGTCAGAAGGCAAATGCCCTAGACGGTGGGGTCAcgtctttctccttctccttcctccttcttgctGGCGGAAGCGATGACTTTGCACCATGAGGCAGCACTGAGCACGGCAGGGCAGCCTGGCGAGAGGGGCCCAGCTTGCTGCCGACAGAAGGCACTGCCTACCTCGGGGTCCCCTTACCTGGgagggaaataaatttctgctgtgttGAAGCTAGTTATTTGGGGTGTCTGTTACTTGCATtttcacactcacacatgcacacgtgtgcacacgAACACTCACGCCTACAGCCCCACTGGAGCACAGTGCAGGGGTCAGGCTGCCTGCTTCGAATCTAAGGCCCAGCCCTCCCCAGCTCCATGACCCTGGGAACCCCTTCACTTCCCACTTGGTCCTGTCCAGTGGGAGTCCCAGCAGAGCCCTCCTTGTGGGCTACAGTGAGGATCCTCAGAGTGCTGGAGTGCCACATGTCAGGGCTTACAGCCCCGTGCCTGGCAGAGGGCAAGTGCTCGGTAAATGGGAGCTGTGGCCATCAGGACACTTCTCATGACCCCACTCTTCACTTGCCATCTGTGTGTGTGAACATAGTACATGCCCCACCTGAGCCAGCCCCAGACCCTCATGATCCAAAGAAACCTCATTAACCACACCCGACTTAGAAACACTGGGTGACGTAACCTGAGTTTGCCAAATGCTTCTTTCAAACTGATGCCTTAAGGCCCTGCACAGCTCTGAGTGGACAGACCCCCCAACCCTCCCGGCCCACACAACCTCCTGGTGTGCAGTCTGAAGCCACTGGCTGTAGGGCCTGCCCCGGCCTTGGGGTCCTGTCTCTTCTCCCAGGGTCCTGGGCCCTGCCAGCAGCTGGGTCCCTCATCCTTGCCCCTGAGGAAGCAGAAAGCCCAGTCAGACTCCCCTGGGGCTCTCACCTGACCTGCCCAAAGGCACGGGAGCTGTGTCTCCGCAGCTATAGAAGCCGGTGAGGGACCAATACAGAATAGAAAAGCCCATCAGCCAGTACCCACCCCCACACCACCCCACACCCCCCCCAACACCACCCCCAACACCACCCCAACACCATCCCCAACACCACCCCCACACCACCCCCCACACCACCCCACCACCTCCCACAACACCCCCATACCACCCCCAACACCACCCCCAACACCACCCAACACCACCCCCACACCACCCCCAACaccaccccacaccacccccaacaccaccccacaccacccccaACACCACCCCCACACCACCCCCAACACCACCCAACACCACCCCCAACACTACCCTAACgccaccccacaccacccccaACACCACCCCcagcagcccacagagggctGTCTCCTGGCACCCACTCAGGCTCTGAGCAGGAGGAGAGGGTATCGTGCTTAGCTGTCTACGGTGGGCCCTGTCACAGCCCCCTGAGGCTCgagctcaaggtcacacagctgggaggtGCAGATCCAGGATCCAGTCCCTGGGCTTCCTGCCAACTGCACCCGGCTTCTCAGGGGTGTCCCAGGCTCCAGGACACCTGAGCTGGAGAGGAGCTGGATGCCAGCCAAGAGCCAGCCAGATTCCCAGGCCAAGTCGAGTCTGAGCCAGGCGGGTCAGCAGTGCCAACAGGCGGATGGTCACAGCCAAGACATCCTGGGCCCTGTCTCAGAGCCCAACGCATGCTGTCAGTCTCAAGAGTGAACACAGAGGGACCTCCCTTTCTCATCCAGCCCAGCAGCAGGGAGACTGGGGGCTagggggctgggcagggagggggcGTGGCCCTGGCCCAAtttcccagggctgccataacaaatcacCACGAACCTAGTGACTTAACACAAGTTCATGCCGCGGTTccggaggtcagaagttcaagtcAGGGCTCTGGCTGGGCTGCGTTTTCTCGCGAGAGAATCCACCCCTGCCCTCTCAGCTTCAAGAGGCCACCTGctctccttggctcatggcccttcctccaccttcaaagccGCTCCAACCACTGCTCCCTCACCAGCTTCCCAAGTCAGCTCTCCCTCGGCCTCCTTCTTACAGGGATCCTGTGACCACAGTTAGGACTCGCCTGGAGAATCCGCAGCCATCTCCCATCTCAGACCCTCCGCTTCCTCACggctgcaaagtcccttttgccgtAGAAGCCACATTCACAGGCTTGAGGATTTGAACCTGGGTATGTCAAAGACCTTTCCTGAGCCCACATCAGCCCCTCCCTGGACACCTGCCCTGAGACTGGCTGTGCTCTGGAAGCCACGGTCCTGGGGAGGATAAAGCCCGGCTCCCTGGCTCAAGGGGGCCACAGTCCCAGGAAGGAGGCCTTGCCGGGCCCCTGGTGGCCACAGTCCAGAAATCAGTCCCACAGTAGTCTCTTCCTGCCCCAGAAGAATTCAGGCCCCTTCGCCTGTGCTCATCACGAGAAGCCGGGCAGAGGCTtgttctcactctgtctctcccgCACCCCTTAGGTCTGCCCACACCCAGCTCTCCCCGCCATCAAAACTGACCAAGACCAGGGTGCAGTGCCTGACTCACTCATGGGACAAACCCTAACCACACCTCCCTCCTGACTCAACTGATCGGACAAACCCTAACCACGCCTCCCTCCACCATGAGCTCTGGCCACTCCCACATAAGGACACACAAGGACACAAGGGGCGTCTGACACCCCCGGGACCGGGcccccaacctctgcctgccagccaTTCAGGGACAGGTGGACTCAGATACGTGGGCGGAGGAGACCTGGGTGTGGCAGAGCTGAGGGAGTGCAGGGGAGACCGTGAGAGCAGGACTCTGCCTAGCACCCTGGAGATCCTCCCCAGAACCCACCAGATCcatccctttcctcctccttagGGACTGGGGCCTGCAGGCACTGCTCCGGCACCCACTCTCTGAAGGATGGAGCCAACGTTGCCTTGGAAACGGGCATCTAGGAGTGGAGTTCATTCCTAACACGTTCGGCTTTTTGTCTCTTAATTCATTGGACTTAATAGTGACATCTGTGCAGAGGAGCAGCAGGTGAGGAGGCGGCTGGAGAAGCTCGCCTCCGAGGCCAACTCTCCCTcagccctgcctctgcccctggTGATCCTCTGAGCCCAGGATCTGGCAGGCTCTGAAATGCACTGCAAGTCACACCACACCCTGAGCAAAAGCcagctcccccttccccttctctcccctctggGGTCTGAAGGCCACAGGCCAGCCTCCCCTGGAGCCCTGGCTTGCACAGCCACCGCTCTGCCTTGACCCTGCAGCGCCTCAGGCTCCTGCCCCCTGCCTCAGGCTAGGGAGCCCAGGAACCCAGGGAAAGGGAACCCTGCCACGCCCCTCCCTGAAACCTCTCGCAGCTGCTAACTCCCCGAAACCTCTCGCAGCTTCTAACTCCCCGAAACCTCTCGCGGCTTCTAACTCCCCGAAACCTCTCGCGGCTTCTAACTCCCCGAAACCTCTCGCGGCTTCTAACTCCCCGAAACCTCTCGCGGCTTCTAACTCCCCGAAACCTCTCGCAGCTTCTAACTCCCCGGGCCTTGGCTCCGGACCACTGCTGCAGGAAACACAAACTCCACCTCCACGTGAAGAGACCCAGCATCTGAGAAACAAGATGAAGGGAAGAGGGCGAAACCTCGGCTGGATGTCATCCTACCAAAGGCGAGGCAGCATCCTCCCTCCCTGGCCCTCAGCCCTTCCCGGAGCTCCGGGGCCAGCAGGGGCCTCCAGCACTCTGAGTGGGAGGAGAAGCCTCTCCGCACCTGAGCCGGTCAGCCTGAGGTCTGGATCAGGCCCCAGTGCTTTCAGTAGCAAGGTACAGGAACCGAAAATCCTGTCACTGCAACTTTAAAATAGAAGCTTCATTTTGCTCCTGTAAAGAGAACCGTGGAGGCGGGTGGCTGCGGGTACCCCTGAACGAGCCAGGGATGAGTGAGTGGGGCCTGGCCGTGCCTGTCGGGGAGACCCTGCTTACGCCACAGGGAGTCAGGGAGCACTGCCCTTCATGTTCACCCGTGGTGGCCCTGGAATTGCACCATCAACCAGAGTCTGCTTCTAGCAAAAGGGCCCGGGGATCTCCGCAATCAGACCACTCACCGCAGGCCACAGCTCGGATGCGTACGGGGCACCGGGGGAGGCGGCCAGTGCCTTAGGCTCCCCGGATGCCCCTGGGGAGGGCCGGGGGCGCGGCCAGGCCTCCAGGCGTGCGCAGAGGGGTCCTGTCCAGGCGGTCCCAGGCCTGGAGACCTGCTCCTGCCCCTCCAGGCCTTGTCCTCTTCTGTAAAGGGGAAGCTGGCCCAGGAGCTTCCAGTAGCTTCCAAGGGAACCTGGTCAGCCTGCAGGAGACCGGGTAGGAGGAGGGGATGCAGAGATGCAGCCAGAACACGGCCTCCAGCCCGGTCACCATGCCGCATGCCGTCTGGGGAGCGCGGGTCGTGGCCAGACCAGACCAGACTGGGAGCCACCTGGGGCAGGGGTGAGGCCTGATGCTAGCGCCCCACCCCCTCCACCGGCCCTGCCCTGGTCTCGAGCCACCAAGGGCCATCAACAGCCGGTCCTCCCGAGCCTAGGGCGACCCAAGGAGCTGCCGACCTCCGCACCCAGCCTCTGTCCCCtgcccctggcctctccccaACCCTGGGCTCTGCCCCCTACTCCAGGCCCCTctcctgggcctctgtttcccccGTCCCCAGCCACTGACCCCCACCGTGGACCTCTTGCCCCCAACTCCGTGCCTCTGTGCCCCCCTTCAGCCTCTGTCCCCTGCCTCTGGCCTGTGTCCCCAGGGGGACTCTGTCCTGTTCTCTGTGTGGCCTCCATGTGGGTTCCCCAGGGACCATCGCCTGAGCACTTTGGCAGCTCCGAGTGGCAGCCACGCCTTCCAGGTCCCGTGTGAGAAGGTTCTGCAGCTCTCTGCCGTGCTCTGTGCGCACGTCACCATCTACTCAGCAAGCCCCTGGTGTTCCTGGCGGCATGAAGGTGTCACGGCCCTTCCAACCACAGCGACtgcatcttgaataggggctgggtgaaatgaggctgagaccagCTGGGTTCCAGGACCTTGGGCTTTCAGTCACCAGATATCACAGTTAAGGGAACAAGTTAATAATGTTTACCAAAAAGACCCAGGAAATCATGTCCTGATGTCCGATATCTTAGGAACAAAAGCATTCTTAGTTTAAGAATGAATTTCGCTTTGAAGATAATAACATAGATTCTCGCTAGACAGTAGTTACACAAAGATAAACAATCCTTTGTCAGGAGCCCTGGCAGCAGAGCAACCTCCCCCATGATTTTTTGGCTTTCTTGTCTCACATATAAACTCGCACTATACCTGAGGTGGGCACCTTCCTCCTCTTGCTTTCAGGAACACCCTGCTCTGTCTACAGAGTAGccattgttttattcctttactttcttaataaacttgctttctgtGGATTCgacctgaattctttcttgcacaagatccaagaaccctctcttaggGTCtagattgggacccctttccgcTAACTAAGGTAACTGGCAAACCAACCTAGAACCTGGGAACCCTGGGACCCAGAAGCCCCGGTGGTCAGGCCCTTCCTTTCCTTGAGGCTCTGGGGGCGCACCCCAGGGCTGGTGCCAGCATCCTCGCTCCTTCAGGGTCCTTGGAGTCAGCTTTCCCTGGAACTTGCCCCATATTTGCGACAGTAACTAGACTGTGGCCAGAAATCTCCTACCCTGAGCTGGAGCTGCCCCTTATAAGCCAAAAAGTGTCTGAGAtgggtctcaatcaatttagaggtttattttgctaaGGTTAAGGATTGTGACCCTTGACACAGCCTTAGGACATCCTGAGAGCATATGCTCAAGGCGATTGGggtacagcttgattttataccttttagggaggcagaagttacaggcaagGCCAGAAATCAGCACACCTAATGTATACCCTGGTTTGGCCCAGAAAGACGGGACATTTggaagcaggggcttccaggccACAGGTGGAAAGCTTCCCTGATTGACCATTGGCTGGAGGGGTCAAGCTCTGCCCGAAGAGTCGAGATCAGCTAGAGTCAAGCTAAGAGGGGTGCAGGAGGGtgtggaagccaaggttcttgtaACCGAGCCGCTTAGCAGCTTCACCTCAAACCGCgctttaaaacttctttttctttccccttttctcctttctccccagTTTCAAGCCATAGCTCTGGAGATGAACTTTATAGCCTCGGAATGTGCTGTGACCTCCGCTGTCTTTTCCCGTTCTGTGCTCCAGGCCTCATGCACACTTATTTACTTGGAAGGTTGTTAGGCACACACCATGCTCACCAATCTGGTCATCTGTTTCCTTAAAACCTTCAAGGGTCAGATCCTGATACAGACCAGACACCTCTGGAATTCTCTCTCCAGCAAAAGATTACTTAAAGGCAGGAACCCA contains these protein-coding regions:
- the GPIHBP1 gene encoding glycosylphosphatidylinositol-anchored high density lipoprotein-binding protein 1, yielding MEQQGQRPEVIVRGSREALGLASALLRVGEEELQSPAGGLRVSDTAASGEMKALGAVLLALLLCGRPGRGQTQQEEEEEDEDHRPDDYDEEDEDEVEEEETNRLPGGRSRVLLRCYTCQSLPRDERCNLTQNCSHGQTCTTLIAHGNTESGLLTTHSTWCADSCQPITKTVEGTQVTMTCCQSSLCNVPPWQSSQVQDPTGKGAGGPRGSSETVGTALLLNLLAGLGAMGAGRP